Proteins from one Desmodus rotundus isolate HL8 chromosome 9, HLdesRot8A.1, whole genome shotgun sequence genomic window:
- the IL12RB1 gene encoding interleukin-12 receptor subunit beta-1 isoform X2 yields the protein MGRLVWLEQGSRGGDGSHEGHRRVPGAVQPVEIPDYIRVTKIHPEGVSRDPPLLCLRPGRCCYFSTGSATKLQFSDQDGVPVLSDVTLWVESWAANRTEKSPELTLKLHYSSVQYDPPPADIQVSGSAGQLHMKWETPAGQEGTEVQFRRRTPGSPWKLGDCGRQDEAGFESCFCPLEVKEAQEFQLRRRRQLGSGAPGGPWSSWSSPVCVPSETPARPKVLFLVEPLGPDGRRRVTLKGQLPQLPLPEGCRGPKSGAKVTYRLHLHMLSCPCKAQATKTLSLRTTFNLSGAAYDLAIISENRFGRGPNQSWHIPAHAHTEPGALNFSAGANGTTMSWPDWAPGLTYCIEWQPQDRDKSTATCALTAPKDQDPAGTAAHLWSRASGALEQKVCYRITIFASAQPKKPNSWSSVLSTYHFGGNASEVGSPQHMSVKMLSPDSVSVDWRPSPLSTCPGVLKKYVVRWWDQDSNQVSELPVNPSETQVTLRGLRAGTAYSVQVRADTATLRGAWSQPQHFHVEIRLPEGSDLAIILMSLGSFLSVLLLGVLGYFSLNRVLPHLCPPLPTPCASTAVEFPGSQGKQVWQWTSTADFLQEEEESLKEALVVTMPCGKGDRADLDTPSPPKAKTELPRDAPEPALDTELPLEDRRQVRGHPEAGALEPSGQDRLEDSSVQAAGLSLLLGEQMQSPRPNGT from the exons ATGGGGAGGCTGGTATGGCTGGAGCAGGGGAGCAGGGGTGGTGACGGGAGTCATGAAGGGCACAGGAGGGTGCCGGGAGCCGTTCAGCCTGTGGAGATACCGGATTACATACGTGTCACGAAGATTCACCCCGAGGGTGTCAGCAGAGACCCTCCTCTACTCTG CCTCAGACCCGGGCGCTGCTGCTACTTCTCCACGGGCTCAGCCACCAAGCTGCAGTTCTCCGACCAGGATGGCGTACCTGTGCTCTCTGACGTCACTCTCTGGGTGGAATCCTGGGCCGCCAACAGGACGGAGAAGTCACCTGAGCTTACCCTGAAGCTACACTATAGCTCTG TTCAATACGACCCTCCACCAGCAGACATCCAGGTGTCGGGGTCAGCAGGGCAGCTGCACATGAAGTGGGAGACTCCAGCTGGCCAGGAAGGCACCGAGGTACAGTTCCGACGCCGGACACCTGGCAGCCCGTGGAAGTTG GGTGACTGTGGACGTCAGGATGAGGCTGGCTTCG AGTCATGCTTCTGCCCGCTGGAGGTAAAGGAAGCCCAGGAATTTCAGCTAAGGCGGCGGCGACAGCTTGGGTCAGGGGCCCCAGGAGGTCCCTGGAGCAGCTGGAGCAGCCCCGTGTGTGTCCCTTCTG AAACCCCCGCAAGGCCCAAGGTGTTGTTCTTGGTGGAGCCGCTTGGCCCAGATGGGAGGAGGCGAGTGACCCTGAAAGGGCAG CTGCCTCAGCTCCCGCTCCCAGAGGGCTGCCGCGGGCCCAAGTCTGGCGCGAAAGTGACCTACCGCCTGCACCTGCACATGCTGTCCTGTCCATGTAAGGCCCAGGCCACCAAGACCCTGAGCCTGAGGACAACATTCAACCTTTCGGGCGCTGCCTACGACCTGGCCATCATCTCCGAGAATCGCTTCGGCCGCGGGCCCAACCAGTCATGGCACATTCCTGCCCACGCACACACAG AGCCAGGAGCTCTGAATTTCAGTGCTGGGGCCAATGGGACCACTATGAGTTGGCCGGACTGGGCCCCGGGCCTGACGTACTGCATCGAGTGGCAGCCCCAGGACCGGGATAAGAGCACTGCCACCTGCGCCCTGACTGCACCCAAAGACCAGGATCCTGCTGGAACTG CAGCCCACCTCTGGAGCCGAGCATCTGGGGCATTGGAGCAGAAGGTCTGCTACCGCATCACCATCTTTGCCTCTGCACAACCCAAGAAGCCCAACTCATGGTCCTCGGTTTTGTCTACCTACCACTTTGGGGGCAATG CCTCAGAGGTTGGGAGCCCCCAGCACATGTCGGTGAAGATGCTCAGCCCAGACTCGGTGTCGGTGGACTGGAGGCCATCTCCACTGAGCACCTGCCCCGGCGTCCTAAAGAAGTACGTCGTACGCTGGTGGGACCAGGACAGCAACCAGGTGTCTG AACTGCCAGTGAACCCTTCAGAGACCCAGGTCACCCTCCGTGGCCTGCGGGCCGGAACAGCCTACAGCGTGCAGGTGCGAGCAGACACGGCCACACTGCGGGGCGCCTGGAGCCAGCCTCAGCACTTCCACGTGG AAATCCGGCTGCCAGAGGGGTCTGATTTGGCCATCATCCTCATGTCTCTGGGGAGCTTCCTGAGCGTTCTCCTCCTGGGCGTCCTAGGGTACTTCAGCCTCAACAG GGTCTTGCCGCACCTGTGCCcgcccctgcccacaccttgtGCCAGCACTGCTGTGGAGTTCCCTGGCAGCCAGGGGAAGCAG GTTTGGCAGTGGACCAGTACGGCAGACTtcctgcaggaggaggaagagtccCTGAAAGAGGCCCTGGTGGTGACCATGCCCTGTGGAAAAGGTGACAGGGCTGACTTGGACACACCCAGCCCTCCCAAGGCCAAGACAGAGCTGCCTCGGGATGCCCCTGAGCCAGCGCTAGACACAGAGCTGCCCTTGGAAGACAGGAGACAGGTGCGAGGACATCCTGAGGCAGGGGCCCTGGAGCCCAGTGGGCAGGACAGGCTGGAGGACAGCTCTGTTCAGGCTGCTGGACTGTCCCTGCTCCTGGGAGAACAAATGCAGAGCCCCAGGCCCAATGGTACTTGA
- the IL12RB1 gene encoding interleukin-12 receptor subunit beta-1 isoform X3: MKWETPAGQEGTEVQFRRRTPGSPWKLGDCGRQDEAGFESCFCPLEVKEAQEFQLRRRRQLGSGAPGGPWSSWSSPVCVPSETPARPKVLFLVEPLGPDGRRRVTLKGQLPQLPLPEGCRGPKSGAKVTYRLHLHMLSCPCKAQATKTLSLRTTFNLSGAAYDLAIISENRFGRGPNQSWHIPAHAHTEPGALNFSAGANGTTMSWPDWAPGLTYCIEWQPQDRDKSTATCALTAPKDQDPAGTAAHLWSRASGALEQKVCYRITIFASAQPKKPNSWSSVLSTYHFGGNASEVGSPQHMSVKMLSPDSVSVDWRPSPLSTCPGVLKKYVVRWWDQDSNQVSELPVNPSETQVTLRGLRAGTAYSVQVRADTATLRGAWSQPQHFHVEIRLPEGSDLAIILMSLGSFLSVLLLGVLGYFSLNRVLPHLCPPLPTPCASTAVEFPGSQGKQVWQWTSTADFLQEEEESLKEALVVTMPCGKGDRADLDTPSPPKAKTELPRDAPEPALDTELPLEDRRQVRGHPEAGALEPSGQDRLEDSSVQAAGLSLLLGEQMQSPRPNGT; the protein is encoded by the exons ATGAAGTGGGAGACTCCAGCTGGCCAGGAAGGCACCGAGGTACAGTTCCGACGCCGGACACCTGGCAGCCCGTGGAAGTTG GGTGACTGTGGACGTCAGGATGAGGCTGGCTTCG AGTCATGCTTCTGCCCGCTGGAGGTAAAGGAAGCCCAGGAATTTCAGCTAAGGCGGCGGCGACAGCTTGGGTCAGGGGCCCCAGGAGGTCCCTGGAGCAGCTGGAGCAGCCCCGTGTGTGTCCCTTCTG AAACCCCCGCAAGGCCCAAGGTGTTGTTCTTGGTGGAGCCGCTTGGCCCAGATGGGAGGAGGCGAGTGACCCTGAAAGGGCAG CTGCCTCAGCTCCCGCTCCCAGAGGGCTGCCGCGGGCCCAAGTCTGGCGCGAAAGTGACCTACCGCCTGCACCTGCACATGCTGTCCTGTCCATGTAAGGCCCAGGCCACCAAGACCCTGAGCCTGAGGACAACATTCAACCTTTCGGGCGCTGCCTACGACCTGGCCATCATCTCCGAGAATCGCTTCGGCCGCGGGCCCAACCAGTCATGGCACATTCCTGCCCACGCACACACAG AGCCAGGAGCTCTGAATTTCAGTGCTGGGGCCAATGGGACCACTATGAGTTGGCCGGACTGGGCCCCGGGCCTGACGTACTGCATCGAGTGGCAGCCCCAGGACCGGGATAAGAGCACTGCCACCTGCGCCCTGACTGCACCCAAAGACCAGGATCCTGCTGGAACTG CAGCCCACCTCTGGAGCCGAGCATCTGGGGCATTGGAGCAGAAGGTCTGCTACCGCATCACCATCTTTGCCTCTGCACAACCCAAGAAGCCCAACTCATGGTCCTCGGTTTTGTCTACCTACCACTTTGGGGGCAATG CCTCAGAGGTTGGGAGCCCCCAGCACATGTCGGTGAAGATGCTCAGCCCAGACTCGGTGTCGGTGGACTGGAGGCCATCTCCACTGAGCACCTGCCCCGGCGTCCTAAAGAAGTACGTCGTACGCTGGTGGGACCAGGACAGCAACCAGGTGTCTG AACTGCCAGTGAACCCTTCAGAGACCCAGGTCACCCTCCGTGGCCTGCGGGCCGGAACAGCCTACAGCGTGCAGGTGCGAGCAGACACGGCCACACTGCGGGGCGCCTGGAGCCAGCCTCAGCACTTCCACGTGG AAATCCGGCTGCCAGAGGGGTCTGATTTGGCCATCATCCTCATGTCTCTGGGGAGCTTCCTGAGCGTTCTCCTCCTGGGCGTCCTAGGGTACTTCAGCCTCAACAG GGTCTTGCCGCACCTGTGCCcgcccctgcccacaccttgtGCCAGCACTGCTGTGGAGTTCCCTGGCAGCCAGGGGAAGCAG GTTTGGCAGTGGACCAGTACGGCAGACTtcctgcaggaggaggaagagtccCTGAAAGAGGCCCTGGTGGTGACCATGCCCTGTGGAAAAGGTGACAGGGCTGACTTGGACACACCCAGCCCTCCCAAGGCCAAGACAGAGCTGCCTCGGGATGCCCCTGAGCCAGCGCTAGACACAGAGCTGCCCTTGGAAGACAGGAGACAGGTGCGAGGACATCCTGAGGCAGGGGCCCTGGAGCCCAGTGGGCAGGACAGGCTGGAGGACAGCTCTGTTCAGGCTGCTGGACTGTCCCTGCTCCTGGGAGAACAAATGCAGAGCCCCAGGCCCAATGGTACTTGA
- the IL12RB1 gene encoding interleukin-12 receptor subunit beta-1 isoform X1, with the protein MGRLVWLEQGSRGGDGSHEGHRRVPGAVQPVEIPDYIRVTKIHPEGVSRDPPLLWSVLKLPGSPPASASGPRDLSCYRVFGAGYECSWEYEGPAAGVSHFLRCCLRPGRCCYFSTGSATKLQFSDQDGVPVLSDVTLWVESWAANRTEKSPELTLKLHYSSVQYDPPPADIQVSGSAGQLHMKWETPAGQEGTEVQFRRRTPGSPWKLGDCGRQDEAGFESCFCPLEVKEAQEFQLRRRRQLGSGAPGGPWSSWSSPVCVPSETPARPKVLFLVEPLGPDGRRRVTLKGQLPQLPLPEGCRGPKSGAKVTYRLHLHMLSCPCKAQATKTLSLRTTFNLSGAAYDLAIISENRFGRGPNQSWHIPAHAHTEPGALNFSAGANGTTMSWPDWAPGLTYCIEWQPQDRDKSTATCALTAPKDQDPAGTAAHLWSRASGALEQKVCYRITIFASAQPKKPNSWSSVLSTYHFGGNASEVGSPQHMSVKMLSPDSVSVDWRPSPLSTCPGVLKKYVVRWWDQDSNQVSELPVNPSETQVTLRGLRAGTAYSVQVRADTATLRGAWSQPQHFHVEIRLPEGSDLAIILMSLGSFLSVLLLGVLGYFSLNRVLPHLCPPLPTPCASTAVEFPGSQGKQVWQWTSTADFLQEEEESLKEALVVTMPCGKGDRADLDTPSPPKAKTELPRDAPEPALDTELPLEDRRQVRGHPEAGALEPSGQDRLEDSSVQAAGLSLLLGEQMQSPRPNGT; encoded by the exons ATGGGGAGGCTGGTATGGCTGGAGCAGGGGAGCAGGGGTGGTGACGGGAGTCATGAAGGGCACAGGAGGGTGCCGGGAGCCGTTCAGCCTGTGGAGATACCGGATTACATACGTGTCACGAAGATTCACCCCGAGGGTGTCAGCAGAGACCCTCCTCTACTCTGGTCTGTTCTCAAACTTCCAGGATctcctccagcctcagcctcGGGCCCCAGGGACCTGAGCTGCTACCGGGTATTTGGTGCTGGTTACGAATGCTCCTGGGAGTATGAGGGGCCCGCGGCTGGGGTCAGCCACTTCCTGAGGTGCTG CCTCAGACCCGGGCGCTGCTGCTACTTCTCCACGGGCTCAGCCACCAAGCTGCAGTTCTCCGACCAGGATGGCGTACCTGTGCTCTCTGACGTCACTCTCTGGGTGGAATCCTGGGCCGCCAACAGGACGGAGAAGTCACCTGAGCTTACCCTGAAGCTACACTATAGCTCTG TTCAATACGACCCTCCACCAGCAGACATCCAGGTGTCGGGGTCAGCAGGGCAGCTGCACATGAAGTGGGAGACTCCAGCTGGCCAGGAAGGCACCGAGGTACAGTTCCGACGCCGGACACCTGGCAGCCCGTGGAAGTTG GGTGACTGTGGACGTCAGGATGAGGCTGGCTTCG AGTCATGCTTCTGCCCGCTGGAGGTAAAGGAAGCCCAGGAATTTCAGCTAAGGCGGCGGCGACAGCTTGGGTCAGGGGCCCCAGGAGGTCCCTGGAGCAGCTGGAGCAGCCCCGTGTGTGTCCCTTCTG AAACCCCCGCAAGGCCCAAGGTGTTGTTCTTGGTGGAGCCGCTTGGCCCAGATGGGAGGAGGCGAGTGACCCTGAAAGGGCAG CTGCCTCAGCTCCCGCTCCCAGAGGGCTGCCGCGGGCCCAAGTCTGGCGCGAAAGTGACCTACCGCCTGCACCTGCACATGCTGTCCTGTCCATGTAAGGCCCAGGCCACCAAGACCCTGAGCCTGAGGACAACATTCAACCTTTCGGGCGCTGCCTACGACCTGGCCATCATCTCCGAGAATCGCTTCGGCCGCGGGCCCAACCAGTCATGGCACATTCCTGCCCACGCACACACAG AGCCAGGAGCTCTGAATTTCAGTGCTGGGGCCAATGGGACCACTATGAGTTGGCCGGACTGGGCCCCGGGCCTGACGTACTGCATCGAGTGGCAGCCCCAGGACCGGGATAAGAGCACTGCCACCTGCGCCCTGACTGCACCCAAAGACCAGGATCCTGCTGGAACTG CAGCCCACCTCTGGAGCCGAGCATCTGGGGCATTGGAGCAGAAGGTCTGCTACCGCATCACCATCTTTGCCTCTGCACAACCCAAGAAGCCCAACTCATGGTCCTCGGTTTTGTCTACCTACCACTTTGGGGGCAATG CCTCAGAGGTTGGGAGCCCCCAGCACATGTCGGTGAAGATGCTCAGCCCAGACTCGGTGTCGGTGGACTGGAGGCCATCTCCACTGAGCACCTGCCCCGGCGTCCTAAAGAAGTACGTCGTACGCTGGTGGGACCAGGACAGCAACCAGGTGTCTG AACTGCCAGTGAACCCTTCAGAGACCCAGGTCACCCTCCGTGGCCTGCGGGCCGGAACAGCCTACAGCGTGCAGGTGCGAGCAGACACGGCCACACTGCGGGGCGCCTGGAGCCAGCCTCAGCACTTCCACGTGG AAATCCGGCTGCCAGAGGGGTCTGATTTGGCCATCATCCTCATGTCTCTGGGGAGCTTCCTGAGCGTTCTCCTCCTGGGCGTCCTAGGGTACTTCAGCCTCAACAG GGTCTTGCCGCACCTGTGCCcgcccctgcccacaccttgtGCCAGCACTGCTGTGGAGTTCCCTGGCAGCCAGGGGAAGCAG GTTTGGCAGTGGACCAGTACGGCAGACTtcctgcaggaggaggaagagtccCTGAAAGAGGCCCTGGTGGTGACCATGCCCTGTGGAAAAGGTGACAGGGCTGACTTGGACACACCCAGCCCTCCCAAGGCCAAGACAGAGCTGCCTCGGGATGCCCCTGAGCCAGCGCTAGACACAGAGCTGCCCTTGGAAGACAGGAGACAGGTGCGAGGACATCCTGAGGCAGGGGCCCTGGAGCCCAGTGGGCAGGACAGGCTGGAGGACAGCTCTGTTCAGGCTGCTGGACTGTCCCTGCTCCTGGGAGAACAAATGCAGAGCCCCAGGCCCAATGGTACTTGA